From the genome of Winogradskyella forsetii, one region includes:
- the ruvA gene encoding Holliday junction branch migration protein RuvA produces MITHIEGKLVEKNPTDVVIDCNGVGYFINISLHTFSQIPDKEHLRLYTYLQVREDSQSLYGFSTKTEREIFKLLISVSGIGANIARTMLSSLTPDQVKEGIAGEDVALIQSVKGIGAKTAQRVIIDLKDKVLKVYGIDELSLIPNNTHKDEALSALDVLGFNKKQSEKVVERILKTQPEAQVEQIIKEALKNL; encoded by the coding sequence ATGATTACACATATAGAGGGCAAACTTGTTGAAAAAAACCCGACTGACGTTGTTATAGATTGCAATGGAGTCGGCTATTTTATTAATATCTCATTGCATACATTTTCTCAAATTCCAGATAAAGAACATTTAAGACTTTACACCTATCTTCAAGTACGTGAAGATTCGCAAAGTCTGTATGGGTTTTCGACTAAGACTGAACGTGAAATTTTCAAATTATTGATTTCAGTTAGTGGTATCGGAGCCAATATAGCAAGAACGATGTTATCATCTTTAACTCCAGACCAAGTAAAGGAAGGTATTGCGGGTGAAGACGTGGCGTTGATTCAGAGTGTTAAAGGCATTGGAGCAAAAACTGCCCAACGCGTTATTATTGATTTGAAGGATAAAGTGTTAAAAGTATATGGCATAGATGAACTTTCTTTAATACCAAACAATACGCACAAGGATGAAGCGTTATCTGCTTTAGATGTTTTAGGATTTAATAAAAAACAATCTGAAAAAGTGGTTGAAAGAATTTTAAAAACCCAACCGGAAGCCCAAGTAGAGCAAATTATTAAAGAAGCTCTAAAAAACTTATAA